CTGGGAAGACTACGCTGTTGCGGTTGTTAAATCGACTCAGCAGCCCCTCCAGTGGCTCGATTTATCTCGAAAATACGGAATACGGGCAAATTCCGCCGATCGAACTTCGCAGACAAATCACCCTGATTTTACAAGAATCTAAGCTGTTGGGGATGTCGGTGCGGGAAGCTTTGGCTTATCCTTTGAAGCTGCGCGGTGTGGCTGCATCAGACATTGCTGAGAGAATTAGCGGGGCGATCGCACAACTGCACATACCCCAAGAATTGCTCGATCGCACGGAATTGCAACTTTCCACGGGCCAAAAGCAGTTAGTGGCGATCGCCCGCGGCATCATTTTACAACCAAAAATCTTGCTTTTAGACGAACCAACATCCGCCCTAGATGTAGGAAAAGCCGCCAATCTTTTGCAAGTATTGACACAGCTAACTAACGGCGAAACCACTATTTTAATGGTGAACCACCAATTAGAATTATCCGAGCAATTTAGCACGCGAATTTTGCATTTACAGCGCGGAAAACTCATCGAAGATATGCCCTCCCATCAAATAAATTGGGTGCAACTTCGGCAAGATTTAATCCAAGCAGAAGCAGAAGCCCAACAAGAATG
This DNA window, taken from Microcoleus sp. bin38.metabat.b11b12b14.051, encodes the following:
- a CDS encoding ATP-binding cassette domain-containing protein, which translates into the protein MPNYSENHTETTAQLRVDGVSVKTPIASSYLLDNISFQVQKGDRVAIVGPSGAGKTTLLRLLNRLSSPSSGSIYLENTEYGQIPPIELRRQITLILQESKLLGMSVREALAYPLKLRGVAASDIAERISGAIAQLHIPQELLDRTELQLSTGQKQLVAIARGIILQPKILLLDEPTSALDVGKAANLLQVLTQLTNGETTILMVNHQLELSEQFSTRILHLQRGKLIEDMPSHQINWVQLRQDLIQAEAEAQQEW